Proteins encoded by one window of Sphaerodactylus townsendi isolate TG3544 linkage group LG04, MPM_Stown_v2.3, whole genome shotgun sequence:
- the RPL8 gene encoding 60S ribosomal protein L8, with product MGRVIRGQRKGAGSVFRAHVKHRKGPAKLRAVDFAERHGYIKGIVKDIIHDPGRGAPLAKIVFRDPYRFKKRTELFIAAEGIHTGQFVYCGKKAQLNIGNVLPVGTMPEGTIVCCLEEKPGDRGKLARASGNYATVISHNPETKKTRVKLPSGSKKVISSANRAVVGIVAGGGRIDKPILKAGRAYHKYKAKRNCWPRVRGVAMNPVEHPFGGGNHQHIGKPSTIRRDAPAGRKVGLIAARRTGRLRGTKTVQEKEN from the exons ATGGGTCGTGTAATCCGAGGGCAAAGAAAAGGTGCTGGGTCTGTGTTCAGGGCCCATGTGAAGCACAGGAAGGGTCCAGCAAAGCTGAGAGCTGTTGACTTTGCTGAAAGACATGGCTACATTAAGGGCATTGTAAAG GATATAATTCATGATCCTGGTCGAGGAGCCCCTCTTGCCAAGATTGTTTTCCGTGATCCATATAGGTTTAAGAAGCGAACAGAATTGTTCATTGCGGCTGAGGGCATTCATACAGGACAGTTTGTTTACTGTGGCAAGAAGG CTCAGCTCAACATAGGCAATGTGCTGCCTGTTGGTACTATGCCAGAAGGCACCATTGTCTGCTGTCTTGAAGAGAAACCTGGTGATCGTGGTAAACTAGCTCGTGCATCTGGAAATTATGCCACTGTTATCTCCCACAatcctgaaacaaaaaaaaccagagTGAAATTGCCTTCTGGCTCCAAAAAAGTGATCTCCTCTGCAAACAGAGCAGTTGTTG GTATTGTTGCTGGCGGTGGACGTATTGACAAACCTATCTTGAAAGCTGGACGAGCTTATCATAAATACAAGGCAAAGAGAAACTGCTGGCCCCGTGTCCGTGGTGTTGCTATGAAT CCTGTTGAACATCCCTTTGGAGGTGGTAACCATCAACACATTGGTAAGCCTTCAACCATCAGGAGAGATGCTCCAGCTGGTCGTAAAGTTGGTCTCATTGCAGCCCGTCGAACAGGCAGACTGCGAGGAACAAAGACTGTGCAGGAGAAGGAGAACTAA